Proteins from a single region of Chryseobacterium sp. T16E-39:
- a CDS encoding S8 family peptidase yields the protein MKKTLLFCLLTGYSLSFAQTALVFVFFKDKPNKSVFYANPLSELSQKSLNRRTSLGISLNDQDAPIEQSYIQNIQNLGFTVIDYSKWLNGVAVNATSAQITTLQSQPYVQSVESFARNASTGTKQLNINKWENFDNTNKNLTTFDYGSGAEQIDQINLRPLHLAGFTGTGVSIAVIDTGFPTVNTGSAFSRLWTNNRIKASYDFVTKTNDIYNPSLNAHGSVVLGAIGGYIQDTFVGSAPDADFYLYRSENSTVEVPEEELYWIEAAEEADRKGVDLITTSLGYSTFDDSKYNYQYSDMNGSTSFIARAANIATTKGIFVLIAAGNSGQQPWHYITTPADNTNVFTIGSVDSAGNSSGFSSYGPNALGAIKPDGSTRGTATPTVLNNSTTVVNGTSIATPIAAGGVACLIQAFSTMNRDLMKNRLRQTASLYPGHTDQMGYGILNFGSFYNGTLSTSETVKKQKIAIFPNPVKNILNVASETEVLSLEIYDNLGRLMMKNTQQKSIKVDHFSKGTYYLKIQTNEKIYYEKFIKE from the coding sequence ATGAAAAAAACTCTACTCTTTTGTCTCTTAACAGGTTATTCTCTTAGTTTTGCTCAAACAGCACTAGTTTTTGTCTTTTTTAAAGATAAACCTAATAAATCAGTTTTCTATGCAAATCCGCTGTCTGAGCTTAGTCAGAAGTCATTAAACAGGAGAACATCCCTGGGAATTTCTCTAAACGATCAGGATGCCCCTATTGAACAATCCTATATTCAAAATATCCAAAATCTTGGTTTTACGGTTATAGACTATTCAAAATGGCTCAATGGAGTGGCAGTCAATGCGACCTCTGCTCAGATTACAACCCTCCAATCTCAGCCTTATGTACAGTCGGTAGAAAGTTTTGCTAGAAATGCCTCAACGGGAACTAAACAACTGAATATTAATAAATGGGAAAATTTTGATAATACCAATAAAAATCTAACCACTTTTGATTATGGTTCAGGGGCTGAGCAAATCGATCAGATCAATCTCAGACCACTTCACTTGGCAGGATTTACAGGAACCGGAGTATCGATTGCTGTGATAGACACTGGGTTTCCAACCGTAAATACAGGTTCTGCTTTTTCCAGATTATGGACGAACAATAGGATTAAAGCAAGTTACGATTTTGTTACAAAAACCAATGACATCTACAATCCATCCCTCAATGCTCATGGTTCTGTAGTTTTAGGGGCTATTGGAGGTTACATCCAGGATACATTTGTTGGTTCAGCACCAGATGCAGATTTTTATCTTTACCGAAGTGAAAACTCTACGGTTGAAGTTCCTGAAGAAGAACTCTACTGGATCGAAGCCGCTGAAGAAGCCGACAGAAAAGGAGTTGACCTTATCACCACTTCTTTGGGGTATTCAACATTTGATGATTCAAAATATAATTATCAGTATTCGGATATGAATGGGAGCACTTCATTTATTGCCAGAGCGGCTAATATTGCTACAACCAAAGGAATTTTTGTTTTAATTGCTGCAGGAAATTCAGGACAACAACCCTGGCATTATATCACAACTCCAGCTGACAATACGAATGTCTTTACAATCGGTTCCGTTGATTCAGCAGGAAATTCTTCAGGATTTTCTTCTTATGGACCTAATGCATTGGGAGCAATTAAACCCGATGGAAGCACAAGAGGTACTGCAACCCCTACCGTATTGAATAATTCTACAACCGTCGTTAACGGAACTTCCATAGCAACACCTATTGCCGCAGGAGGAGTAGCTTGCTTAATTCAGGCTTTTTCAACGATGAATAGAGATCTGATGAAAAACAGATTACGACAAACTGCATCCTTATATCCTGGTCATACCGATCAGATGGGTTATGGAATTTTGAATTTTGGAAGCTTTTACAATGGAACTTTAAGCACGTCTGAAACCGTAAAAAAGCAAAAGATTGCTATATTTCCTAATCCGGTTAAGAATATTTTAAATGTAGCTTCAGAAACCGAGGTTTTATCGCTTGAGATCTATGATAACCTTGGAAGGTTGATGATGAAAAATACCCAACAAAAATCAATTAAAGTTGACCATTTTTCGAAGGGAACCTATTACCTAAAAATTCAGACGAATGAGAAAATATATTATGAGAAATTTATAAAAGAATAA
- a CDS encoding DegT/DnrJ/EryC1/StrS family aminotransferase, whose translation MKKIQMVDLQSQYYKIKNDVDNAVLNVMDSAAFINGPEVKSFQNELESYLEVKHVIPCANGTDALQIALMALDLKEGDEVITADFTFAATVEVIHLLKLKSVLVDVDYDTFTISTEEIKKAITPRTKAIIPVHIFGQCANMEEILKIAEENNLFVIEDNAQAIGSDYTFSDGTVKQAGTMSTVGTTSFFPSKNLGCYGDGGAIFTNNDELAHRLRGIVNHGMYERYYHDEVGVNSRLDSIQAAILRKKLPNLDSYNEARRKAADYYDEAFAGNSNILTPKRAENTTHVFHQYTLRILNGKRNELQKFLTEKEIPAMIYYPVALRKQKAYFQESNDADFVNTDKLLDQVISLPMHTELDEEQLKYITDAVLEFMG comes from the coding sequence ATGAAAAAAATTCAGATGGTTGACTTGCAAAGTCAGTATTACAAAATAAAGAATGATGTAGATAATGCAGTATTAAATGTAATGGATTCAGCGGCTTTTATCAATGGCCCAGAAGTAAAGTCCTTCCAGAATGAATTGGAATCTTATTTAGAAGTAAAGCACGTAATCCCTTGTGCAAACGGGACAGATGCTTTACAGATTGCTTTGATGGCTTTAGACCTTAAAGAAGGGGATGAGGTGATCACTGCCGATTTTACTTTTGCAGCTACTGTAGAGGTAATTCATTTATTGAAACTTAAATCTGTTTTAGTAGATGTAGATTACGATACATTCACCATTTCAACAGAAGAAATAAAAAAAGCAATTACTCCAAGGACGAAAGCAATTATTCCGGTACATATTTTTGGACAATGTGCCAACATGGAAGAGATCCTGAAGATTGCTGAAGAGAATAATTTGTTTGTTATTGAAGATAACGCGCAGGCCATTGGTTCAGACTATACCTTTTCTGATGGTACTGTAAAACAGGCAGGGACTATGTCTACTGTAGGAACTACTTCTTTCTTTCCTTCTAAAAATTTAGGATGCTATGGAGATGGAGGTGCTATTTTTACCAATAATGATGAGTTAGCTCACCGTTTAAGAGGAATTGTAAATCATGGGATGTATGAAAGATACTATCATGATGAGGTAGGGGTGAACTCTCGTTTAGACAGTATTCAGGCTGCTATTTTAAGAAAAAAACTTCCAAACCTTGATTCTTATAATGAAGCGAGAAGAAAGGCAGCTGATTACTACGATGAGGCTTTTGCAGGAAATTCAAACATATTAACTCCAAAAAGAGCTGAAAACACGACACACGTATTTCATCAGTATACGTTAAGAATATTAAATGGAAAACGTAATGAATTACAAAAATTCCTTACAGAAAAAGAAATTCCTGCAATGATCTATTATCCGGTAGCATTGAGAAAACAAAAAGCTTATTTTCAGGAAAGTAATGATGCCGACTTTGTGAATACGGACAAGTTATTGGATCAGGTTATTTCTCTTCCGATGCATACGGAATTGGACGAAGAACAGTTGAAGTATATTACTGATGCTGTGTTGGAGTTTATGGGGTAG
- the lpdA gene encoding dihydrolipoyl dehydrogenase — translation MENYDVAIIGSGPGGYVAAIRGAQLGFKTVIIEKYDTLGGTCTNVGCIPTKALLDSTHHYADARNNFKIHGINLNEINLDFSQMYKRKSEVVGKNTSGLEFLMSKNKITRLQGVARFINNSTLEITGKEGVQTIVAKNYIIATGSKPSTIPGIVIDKRRIITSTEALALQEKPKTMVIIGGGVIGVEMASIFNRMGTQVTILEYADRLISTMDHELGKNLQKILKKEGIDIHLNQSVYKAENIGSSANVFFRDEKGKENVMEAEYVLMAVGRRPYTEGLGLENTNVELDQRGFIKVNEKCQTSVSAIYAIGDVIGGAMLAHKAEEEGVLVAETIGGQNHHIHYSRIPSVVYTWPEVASVGYTEEYLKNNQIEYKAGKFPFSASARARASMDTEGFAKVLVDPKYGEVLGVHIIGARAADLVAQAVIAQEFEVTAEDMFRISYAHPTYSETLKEAYLIASGQGAINI, via the coding sequence ATGGAAAATTATGACGTTGCCATAATAGGTTCTGGTCCTGGTGGATATGTAGCAGCAATCAGGGGCGCACAATTGGGTTTCAAGACTGTGATTATAGAAAAGTATGATACTTTAGGAGGAACATGTACGAATGTGGGCTGTATCCCCACGAAAGCATTACTGGACAGTACGCATCATTATGCAGATGCCAGAAACAACTTTAAAATTCATGGAATTAATCTCAATGAAATCAATCTTGACTTCTCTCAAATGTATAAAAGGAAATCAGAAGTGGTGGGTAAAAATACTTCTGGGCTTGAGTTTTTAATGAGCAAAAATAAAATTACCCGTTTGCAAGGTGTTGCCAGGTTTATCAATAATTCTACTTTGGAAATTACCGGAAAAGAAGGAGTCCAAACAATAGTTGCAAAGAATTATATTATTGCAACCGGCTCTAAGCCTTCCACTATACCAGGAATAGTTATAGACAAGCGAAGAATTATTACTTCTACAGAAGCGCTTGCTCTTCAGGAAAAACCTAAAACCATGGTCATTATTGGCGGTGGGGTGATTGGAGTGGAAATGGCATCTATTTTTAACCGTATGGGAACTCAGGTAACAATCCTTGAATACGCTGATCGTCTTATTTCAACAATGGATCATGAGCTGGGTAAAAATCTTCAAAAGATTTTAAAAAAGGAGGGTATTGATATTCATCTTAATCAGTCTGTTTATAAAGCAGAAAATATAGGTTCTTCTGCCAATGTATTTTTTCGGGATGAAAAAGGAAAGGAGAATGTGATGGAAGCCGAATATGTTCTTATGGCAGTAGGGAGAAGACCATATACAGAAGGATTAGGTTTAGAAAATACAAATGTGGAACTTGATCAGCGTGGTTTTATTAAAGTGAATGAAAAATGTCAGACATCAGTATCTGCTATTTACGCAATTGGTGATGTTATTGGAGGCGCAATGCTAGCTCATAAAGCGGAAGAAGAAGGAGTTCTGGTTGCGGAAACAATTGGGGGTCAAAATCACCATATTCATTATAGCCGTATCCCATCTGTCGTATACACTTGGCCGGAGGTAGCGTCTGTAGGATATACTGAAGAGTATCTGAAAAATAATCAGATTGAATATAAAGCAGGTAAGTTTCCATTTTCGGCAAGCGCACGGGCAAGAGCTTCCATGGATACGGAAGGTTTTGCAAAAGTCTTGGTCGATCCTAAATATGGTGAAGTTTTAGGAGTGCATATTATTGGGGCAAGGGCAGCTGATTTAGTTGCTCAGGCAGTTATTGCCCAGGAATTTGAAGTGACAGCTGAAGATATGTTCCGTATTTCCTATGCGCACCCAACCTATTCAGAAACGTTGAAGGAAGCTTATTTGATTGCATCCGGACAGGGAGCAATTAATATATAA
- a CDS encoding iron-containing alcohol dehydrogenase, with the protein MLNFEFKNPTKILFGKGEIAKISKEIPADAKILMIYGGGSIKNNGVYDQVKEALKNHEVHEFGGIPANPEYEVLINALQEIKEKGITFLLAVGGGSVIDGTKFLSAAANYNGEPWEILTKPVRTFEGEGMPFGSILTLPATGSEMNSGYVISRRETNEKLSTGGPGLFPQFSVLDPEVVRSIPKRQIVNGITDAYTHVLEQYMTAPSSADLQERIAESILISLQETAPKVLADNFDYDAAGNFMWCCTMALNGLIQKGVITDWAVHAMGHELTAYYGIDHARTLAIIAPSHYRYNFDTKKGKLAQYAERVWGITEGSIEEKAEAGIKKMEEFFHRLDIQTKLSEYTEDYKGTAERVEKAFTERNWLGLGEYKKLTPQDAYKIVEMSY; encoded by the coding sequence ATGCTCAATTTCGAATTTAAAAATCCAACCAAAATACTTTTTGGAAAAGGTGAAATCGCTAAAATTTCAAAAGAAATTCCTGCTGATGCCAAAATACTAATGATTTACGGGGGCGGAAGCATTAAAAATAACGGGGTTTATGATCAGGTAAAGGAAGCCCTGAAAAATCATGAAGTACATGAATTTGGCGGTATTCCTGCCAATCCTGAATATGAAGTTCTTATTAATGCGCTTCAGGAGATCAAAGAAAAAGGAATTACTTTCTTACTGGCAGTAGGTGGTGGATCGGTTATTGACGGAACTAAATTTCTTTCCGCAGCAGCAAACTATAATGGTGAGCCTTGGGAGATTCTTACAAAACCTGTGAGAACATTTGAAGGTGAAGGTATGCCTTTCGGTAGTATTTTAACGCTTCCCGCAACTGGTTCAGAGATGAATTCCGGATACGTTATTTCAAGAAGGGAAACCAACGAAAAATTATCAACAGGGGGACCTGGTCTTTTCCCACAGTTTTCAGTTTTAGATCCTGAAGTTGTAAGGTCTATTCCTAAAAGACAGATCGTAAACGGAATTACTGATGCTTATACTCACGTACTGGAACAATATATGACAGCTCCTTCTTCTGCCGATCTACAGGAAAGAATTGCCGAAAGTATATTGATCAGTCTTCAGGAAACAGCTCCAAAGGTTCTTGCCGATAATTTTGATTATGATGCTGCCGGAAACTTTATGTGGTGCTGTACAATGGCTCTTAATGGCTTAATTCAGAAAGGGGTGATTACAGACTGGGCTGTTCATGCCATGGGACATGAATTAACAGCTTACTATGGAATCGACCATGCAAGAACACTAGCTATTATAGCTCCTTCTCATTACCGTTATAATTTTGATACTAAAAAAGGAAAATTAGCACAATATGCTGAAAGAGTTTGGGGAATAACAGAAGGAAGTATTGAAGAAAAAGCAGAAGCCGGAATCAAAAAAATGGAAGAATTTTTTCACCGTTTAGATATCCAGACCAAACTTTCGGAATATACAGAAGACTATAAAGGAACAGCTGAGAGAGTAGAAAAAGCATTTACAGAAAGAAATTGGCTTGGTTTGGGAGAATATAAAAAACTAACCCCTCAGGATGCTTATAAGATTGTAGAAATGAGTTATTAA
- a CDS encoding lipocalin family protein — translation MKKQLLLFAFSALALTSCEDDNIQAYELDMMKGDWKTSKTEIISGKDNKTVLSSDTPSGCSTKNTTVFRTDYFTSYTSYAGVGADCQQNGKSEGTFTYNTDTKDLTIKYNNDTELKYRVVILNNTELKLQQLFGNIDVNGDTVVDNIYISYKR, via the coding sequence ATGAAAAAACAGCTACTTTTATTTGCCTTTTCAGCGCTGGCGCTTACTTCTTGTGAAGATGATAATATACAAGCTTATGAACTGGATATGATGAAGGGAGATTGGAAGACGAGTAAAACAGAAATTATCTCCGGAAAAGACAATAAAACTGTACTTTCCTCCGACACTCCTAGCGGATGTAGTACGAAAAACACTACAGTATTCAGAACGGATTATTTTACGTCATATACTTCTTATGCAGGAGTGGGTGCAGATTGCCAGCAAAATGGAAAAAGTGAAGGTACCTTCACATATAATACAGATACAAAAGATTTAACAATAAAATACAACAACGATACTGAGCTTAAATACAGAGTTGTTATTCTAAACAACACAGAATTAAAGCTACAACAGCTATTTGGAAATATTGATGTAAATGGTGATACGGTGGTAGATAACATCTACATCAGTTACAAAAGATAA
- a CDS encoding winged helix-turn-helix transcriptional regulator, whose protein sequence is MTKKRSDCPISSSLEIWGDKWSLLIIRDLMLNKECTYGEFLKADEKIATNILASRLQHLLDNGVIDKKNHPDSKLKILYHLTEKGIDLIPIIVEINIWGDKYLPTPPDKKKMIENMKKNKEKFIETAKIYLSER, encoded by the coding sequence ATGACTAAAAAAAGATCTGACTGCCCGATTAGCTCATCCCTTGAAATATGGGGAGATAAATGGTCTCTCTTAATCATCCGTGATCTCATGCTCAATAAAGAATGCACCTATGGAGAATTTCTTAAAGCTGATGAAAAGATTGCCACCAATATATTAGCTTCCAGATTGCAGCACTTATTGGACAATGGTGTTATTGATAAAAAGAATCACCCGGATAGTAAATTAAAAATCCTCTATCACCTTACAGAAAAAGGTATTGATCTGATTCCTATTATTGTCGAGATTAATATTTGGGGAGATAAATACCTGCCTACTCCTCCCGACAAAAAGAAAATGATAGAAAACATGAAGAAAAATAAAGAGAAGTTTATAGAAACTGCTAAAATCTATTTAAGCGAAAGATAA
- a CDS encoding GDSL-type esterase/lipase family protein: MKKILSAFLLLSFAIFFSQEKKSMFWQDIQNFKKLDKETPPPKDAILLIGSSSFTRWTDIASYFPDKTLINRGFGGSRLTDLNEFADDLLAPYQPKQIIIYCGDNDFADDHQLKAEVVVERFKTFYRKIRKRFPNIEVDYISIKFSPSREILWQQMKETNTEIKAFIKKQKNSEYIDITKAMEDANGNVRRDLFLEDMLHLTPEGNKIWADVIRPYMK; this comes from the coding sequence ATGAAGAAGATTCTATCAGCATTTTTATTGCTGTCATTTGCCATTTTCTTTTCACAGGAAAAAAAATCAATGTTCTGGCAGGACATACAAAATTTTAAAAAATTAGATAAGGAAACACCTCCTCCAAAAGATGCCATCCTTTTAATCGGAAGTTCATCTTTTACAAGATGGACAGATATAGCCAGTTATTTTCCCGATAAAACGCTCATAAACCGTGGATTTGGCGGCTCAAGATTAACAGATCTTAATGAGTTTGCTGATGATCTGCTTGCTCCTTACCAGCCAAAACAAATTATTATTTATTGTGGAGACAATGATTTTGCGGATGATCATCAGTTAAAGGCTGAAGTTGTAGTTGAACGCTTTAAAACATTTTACAGAAAAATTCGGAAAAGATTTCCTAATATAGAGGTTGATTATATTTCCATAAAATTTTCGCCAAGCAGAGAAATCCTGTGGCAGCAAATGAAAGAAACAAACACTGAGATTAAGGCTTTTATAAAAAAACAGAAAAACTCGGAATATATTGATATTACAAAAGCAATGGAAGATGCCAATGGTAATGTAAGAAGGGATCTTTTTCTGGAAGATATGCTACATCTTACTCCCGAAGGAAATAAGATATGGGCGGATGTTATAAGACCTTATATGAAATAA
- a CDS encoding phosphoenolpyruvate carboxylase: protein MIHDQRAEKFRQIVENKFQIYNSLFMSLPYDKMTNIGMLLPFLYEESKNGYEAGKTPEEIVEDFFKSHTDLHTEEQKLELLFKIIQYIERQVVLFDSIEDAAFPNLHSESDNGTVTNLFERSQQDHKLEKVREKLRDFTVKVVFTAHPTQFYPSSVQRIIQDLRSAITTDSVTNIDMLLQQLGKTPFVNKEKPTPIDEALSIISYLRYVYYDTIGELFTKIRKTFGNGHFHLHEDIIQLGFWPGGDRDGNPFVTADVTKRVAEELRSAILKSYYSHLKYIRRRLSFRGVSEVLQQLNDELYAAIFNNHKITTEDILKRADKAEHILVKEHNSLFLELLMNFKDRVKIFGTHFATLDIRQDSRIHQQVIDEVFAKVYGNVEADHNEKFNKLIQITDRVNADDFEGIVKDTLLTVSEITEIQQLNGLRGMNRYIISNSDAVKDVMNVYAFFKICGYKEEDINMDIVPLFETMEGLDNAENVMKELYENPVYKKHLEKRGNQQTIMLGFSDGTKDGGYLKANWEIYKAKEALTKLSEESGIKVVFFDGRGGPPARGGGKTHDFYASQGNTIANNKIELTIQGQTITSIFGNKEQAKYNFEQLLTAGVENDVFKNSKKDFTEKERKLITELAEISYKKYSDLKAHPMFVPYLQEMSTLEYYGKTNIGSRPSKRGNGNELKFEDLRAIPFVGSWSQLKQNVPGFFGFGFAMEEMKKQGRFEEVRELYKGSDFFKTLVLNSMMSMNKSYFPLTYYIKNNPKFGAFWNVLFEEYSLSKDIMLELTGFTMLQEEDPLSRKSVKIREKIVLPLLSIQQYALMKIQKGEGNKEAYEKLVTRSLFGNINASRNSA, encoded by the coding sequence ATGATACATGACCAACGCGCAGAGAAATTCAGGCAAATTGTAGAAAATAAGTTTCAGATCTACAACTCTTTATTTATGAGTTTGCCTTATGATAAAATGACGAATATCGGGATGCTACTCCCGTTTTTATATGAGGAAAGTAAAAATGGTTACGAAGCCGGAAAGACTCCCGAAGAAATTGTAGAGGATTTTTTTAAAAGCCATACCGATTTACATACGGAAGAACAAAAACTTGAATTGCTTTTTAAGATCATACAATATATCGAAAGGCAGGTGGTTTTATTCGACAGTATTGAAGATGCTGCTTTTCCTAATCTTCACTCTGAAAGCGATAACGGGACAGTAACGAATCTTTTTGAGCGTTCCCAACAGGATCATAAACTTGAAAAAGTCCGGGAAAAATTAAGGGATTTTACTGTTAAGGTTGTTTTTACTGCTCACCCTACACAATTCTATCCAAGTTCTGTTCAAAGAATCATTCAGGATTTAAGGTCGGCGATTACTACAGATTCTGTAACGAATATTGACATGTTATTACAGCAGTTAGGCAAAACACCATTTGTTAATAAAGAGAAACCAACACCGATTGATGAGGCATTAAGTATCATTTCTTATTTGCGATATGTGTATTATGATACGATCGGTGAGTTATTTACCAAGATCAGAAAAACTTTTGGAAACGGACATTTTCATTTGCATGAAGATATCATCCAGCTTGGCTTCTGGCCTGGAGGTGACAGAGATGGAAATCCTTTTGTAACGGCTGATGTTACCAAAAGAGTAGCCGAGGAACTTCGTTCTGCAATTTTAAAATCTTATTACAGCCATTTGAAGTATATCAGGAGACGTTTAAGTTTCAGAGGGGTGTCAGAAGTACTGCAGCAACTTAATGATGAACTATATGCAGCCATTTTCAATAATCATAAGATCACCACTGAAGATATTCTGAAAAGAGCGGACAAAGCGGAACATATTCTTGTAAAAGAGCATAATTCATTGTTTTTAGAGCTGCTAATGAATTTCAAGGATCGTGTTAAGATTTTCGGAACCCATTTCGCAACCCTTGATATTCGTCAGGACAGCAGGATTCATCAGCAGGTTATTGATGAGGTTTTTGCTAAAGTGTATGGGAATGTCGAAGCTGATCACAACGAAAAATTTAATAAATTAATTCAAATCACAGATAGAGTAAATGCTGATGATTTTGAAGGAATTGTAAAAGATACTTTACTTACAGTTTCAGAGATTACTGAAATTCAGCAATTGAATGGATTGCGAGGGATGAACCGATACATTATCTCTAATTCTGATGCTGTAAAAGATGTGATGAATGTATATGCATTTTTTAAAATCTGTGGTTATAAGGAAGAAGACATCAATATGGATATTGTCCCATTGTTTGAAACCATGGAAGGGCTTGATAATGCTGAAAATGTAATGAAGGAGCTTTATGAAAACCCTGTTTACAAGAAACATCTTGAAAAAAGAGGGAACCAGCAAACCATTATGCTTGGTTTTTCTGACGGAACAAAAGATGGAGGATATTTAAAAGCCAACTGGGAGATTTATAAAGCTAAAGAGGCGTTGACCAAACTTTCTGAAGAAAGCGGGATCAAAGTTGTTTTCTTTGATGGTAGAGGCGGACCACCTGCGAGAGGAGGAGGTAAGACCCATGACTTCTATGCTTCTCAAGGAAACACTATCGCCAATAATAAAATTGAACTAACGATCCAGGGTCAAACAATCACCAGTATTTTTGGGAATAAAGAACAGGCAAAATATAATTTTGAGCAACTTCTTACAGCAGGAGTAGAAAATGATGTCTTTAAAAATTCTAAAAAAGATTTCACTGAGAAAGAAAGGAAACTCATTACAGAATTGGCTGAAATCAGTTATAAGAAATATTCAGATCTGAAAGCACATCCGATGTTTGTTCCCTACCTTCAGGAGATGAGTACATTGGAATATTACGGTAAAACAAATATTGGAAGCCGGCCATCAAAACGTGGAAATGGAAATGAATTAAAATTTGAAGATTTAAGGGCTATTCCTTTTGTAGGTTCATGGTCACAGTTGAAACAAAATGTGCCCGGGTTCTTTGGTTTTGGCTTTGCCATGGAAGAAATGAAGAAACAGGGAAGGTTTGAAGAAGTAAGAGAATTGTATAAGGGATCAGACTTCTTTAAAACTTTAGTTTTAAACTCTATGATGAGTATGAATAAATCTTATTTCCCGCTTACATACTATATCAAAAACAATCCGAAATTTGGAGCATTCTGGAATGTATTGTTTGAAGAATATAGCCTTTCAAAAGATATTATGCTGGAACTAACGGGATTTACAATGCTTCAGGAAGAAGACCCATTATCGAGAAAATCTGTGAAAATCCGTGAAAAGATCGTTTTGCCATTATTGAGTATCCAGCAATATGCTTTAATGAAAATCCAGAAAGGAGAAGGGAATAAAGAAGCTTATGAAAAGCTGGTAACCCGATCATTGTTTGGAAATATTAATGCGAGTAGAAACTCAGCTTAA
- a CDS encoding tetratricopeptide repeat protein: MIKKTVTILILFFICSWAFGQKDKDFDKKKLIQELSDNACKCTDSITLLNRDKKDILKDINDCIDKQAGALQMGSLLGSVETLQKNAPEVDGKKQINLTFNTNKKSQQYIDSYNELESYLMRNCESVKYATKVSETKNDELSKDPIALEFYNKGLQASQKEDWKEAIINYEKTVEKDPKFKYAWDNLGINYRRINEYDKAIFAYKKSLEIDPKGKMPLQNIPLVYIYKKDFQKAIDAYLDLDKIYPGDPEVYYGMGQIYFSGIKDEEKALDYICKAYRIYSDQKSPYRSDAEAMMSAIYKSMKEKGKIEKFKEILQKNNMQL, translated from the coding sequence ATGATAAAAAAAACAGTAACCATTTTAATTCTTTTTTTCATTTGTTCATGGGCGTTTGGACAAAAAGATAAAGATTTTGATAAGAAGAAACTTATTCAAGAGCTTTCCGACAATGCCTGTAAATGTACTGATTCAATCACTCTATTAAATCGGGATAAAAAAGACATTTTAAAGGATATTAATGATTGTATTGATAAGCAGGCAGGTGCTTTACAAATGGGATCACTTCTAGGAAGCGTCGAAACTTTACAAAAAAATGCGCCTGAAGTCGATGGTAAAAAACAAATCAATCTAACCTTTAACACGAACAAAAAATCTCAGCAATATATCGATAGCTATAATGAATTAGAGAGCTATCTAATGAGGAATTGTGAGAGTGTAAAATATGCAACTAAGGTATCAGAAACTAAAAATGATGAACTTTCAAAAGATCCTATTGCATTAGAATTCTATAATAAGGGATTACAAGCTTCACAGAAGGAAGACTGGAAAGAAGCTATCATAAACTACGAGAAAACCGTAGAAAAAGATCCAAAATTTAAGTACGCCTGGGATAATTTAGGGATCAATTATAGAAGGATAAATGAATATGACAAAGCTATTTTTGCTTACAAAAAATCTCTTGAAATAGATCCTAAAGGAAAAATGCCGTTACAAAACATTCCACTCGTTTATATCTACAAAAAAGATTTTCAAAAAGCAATTGATGCATATTTAGATTTAGACAAAATATATCCTGGAGATCCGGAAGTATATTACGGGATGGGGCAGATTTATTTTTCAGGTATTAAAGATGAAGAAAAAGCATTAGATTATATCTGTAAAGCTTACCGGATTTATAGTGATCAAAAATCGCCCTATAGGAGTGATGCTGAAGCCATGATGTCAGCAATTTATAAAAGTATGAAAGAAAAAGGGAAGATTGAAAAATTTAAAGAAATTCTTCAAAAGAACAATATGCAACTATAA